Proteins from one Microbacterium proteolyticum genomic window:
- a CDS encoding DNA N-6-adenine-methyltransferase — MLSGFKARNHPQQTGARGALDEVDDRGTDPQFVRDLETRYGEPFTLDVAAAPHNAKAARYYTRADDGLAQSWAGERVWCNPPYSDLHAWVSKAWQEWPDTRGIVMLLPANRPEQRWWQELVEPYRDKESSPLRTRFLPGRMRFSRPDAVIGPKGDRPPFGCVLLTWTAPQFSRPCDTGTPDKPCGGCPDCKPGAAVDLFNEWHGSSERESGGTR, encoded by the coding sequence ATGCTCTCCGGGTTTAAGGCGCGGAACCACCCGCAGCAGACGGGCGCACGCGGCGCTCTCGATGAGGTGGACGACAGGGGAACCGACCCACAGTTCGTTCGGGATCTTGAGACCAGGTACGGCGAGCCGTTTACTCTCGACGTCGCGGCGGCCCCGCACAACGCAAAGGCGGCGAGGTACTACACCCGCGCGGACGACGGTCTCGCTCAGTCGTGGGCTGGCGAACGAGTGTGGTGCAACCCTCCCTACTCAGACCTGCACGCATGGGTTTCGAAGGCATGGCAGGAATGGCCGGACACTCGCGGGATTGTGATGCTACTTCCCGCAAACCGGCCGGAACAGCGTTGGTGGCAAGAACTTGTCGAGCCATACCGCGACAAGGAGTCCTCGCCGCTCCGCACGCGCTTCCTGCCCGGGCGGATGCGATTCAGCAGGCCAGACGCCGTGATTGGCCCAAAGGGCGATCGCCCGCCATTTGGATGCGTGCTGCTGACGTGGACGGCGCCACAATTTAGTCGTCCATGTGACACCGGCACCCCGGACAAGCCGTGCGGAGGGTGTCCAGACTGCAAGCCTGGCGCTGCTGTCGACCTATTCAACGAATGGCACGGCTCGAGTGAACGGGAGTCTGGTGGCACGCGGTAA
- a CDS encoding transglutaminase-like domain-containing protein, translating into MPRRVTAELDLDLGASVDLIFQITAAQGVPLASEQLTFSSGDRVYTPTEIVDQSGSRLHRLAGEPGPLTVRYEAVVSGASPTLHTSDLETITYLRPSRYCQSDEVFAQARRQFRGLAGADLIAAVSSFVASSVTYTPGLSLGTDSAVTTLMTGQGVCRDYAHVVIALLRAMDMPARYAACYAPGLEPMDFHAVAEAYLDGAWYVIDATRLSDRRSLVRIATGRDAADCAFLSYHGGYVGLDRMYVDAVHEGDTADAASSDDHEALVQIG; encoded by the coding sequence GTGCCGCGCCGAGTGACCGCTGAACTCGACCTCGATCTGGGGGCGTCCGTCGACCTCATTTTTCAGATCACCGCCGCCCAGGGCGTTCCGCTCGCCAGCGAGCAATTGACCTTCTCGAGCGGCGATCGCGTGTACACCCCGACCGAGATCGTCGACCAGTCGGGCAGTCGTCTGCACCGTCTCGCGGGCGAGCCCGGGCCGCTGACCGTGCGGTACGAGGCGGTCGTCTCCGGGGCGTCTCCGACGCTGCACACGAGCGATCTCGAGACGATCACGTACCTGCGCCCGAGCCGGTACTGCCAGTCGGACGAGGTGTTCGCGCAGGCGCGTCGGCAGTTCCGCGGACTCGCCGGGGCCGACCTGATCGCCGCGGTCTCGTCGTTCGTGGCATCCAGCGTGACGTACACCCCGGGGCTGAGCCTCGGAACCGATAGCGCCGTGACCACCCTCATGACCGGCCAGGGCGTCTGCCGCGACTACGCCCACGTCGTGATCGCGCTCCTGCGCGCGATGGACATGCCCGCCCGCTACGCCGCGTGCTACGCGCCGGGCCTCGAGCCCATGGATTTCCACGCCGTCGCCGAGGCGTACCTCGACGGTGCCTGGTACGTCATCGACGCCACCCGGCTGTCGGACCGTCGGTCGCTCGTCCGCATCGCGACCGGACGCGACGCCGCGGATTGCGCCTTCTTGAGCTACCACGGCGGGTACGTCGGGCTCGACCGCATGTACGTCGACGCCGTGCACGAGGGGGATACCGCGGATGCCGCGTCCTCCGACGACCACGAAGCCCTGGTGCAGATCGGCTGA
- a CDS encoding phage tail tape measure protein, with protein sequence MADRVVSITLRAKIAEYKANMLEAANATRAVGTEGEKLAQVKESLNLLGGAALGMGAALAAGVGVAINSFAQFDKAMSAVAATGEDARNNLGELRQAAIDAGQSTVFSASEAANAIEEMAKAGVSAKDILGGGLTGALNLAAAGGLGVAEASGIAATTLQQFKLEGKDASHVADLLAAGAGKAMGDVTDMAQALNQGGLVASQFGISVEETTGTLAAFAQAGLLGSDAGTSFRTMLLRLANPTDESAALMKDLGINAYDAGGNFVGMANLAGQLQKSLGGLTQEQRNTSLAMIFGQDAIRGANVLFDEGTAGIRKWTSEVDDQGYAAETAATKLNNLSGDVEKLHGALETAFITMGEGANGPLRSLVQGLANLVDGFNDLPDWLQQTTLGVVALIAGVALLGGGMLLAVPKIAEFKNAMETLNLSGGKVAGGLRGLVRFLGGPWGVALAVATAATIGFNKAIEDGQPVQAELQNKIAASTKSVDAFQAAFQRGGLETALWGNYADQLKDLPGLLDRAAASTNDWLDLSRNEIGGLDSIKQYGDALAKVASTDMPRAQASFASLREQYKLNDAQALELLKNMPAYRDMLLDQATAAGITADDTYLLAAAMGENSKATDGSKSSSQDAAKAYQETADKASALDDQIRKLIDSVNEANGVGQDAVSANLDYQDALAKVDETIQKARDGADGYALTMDTSTQAGRDNTAMLVDLASQAQDAAEKQFALDGNTAAYKKSLEDGRQALIDRATDLGMNAEQAQGLADQIYRIPSETQWKVIADTATANQQVSDFLNRWNGVQIRAEMFLDSSGGNRAAAASAARYTAQAQAYLNANGNESGGFYSNGVRAFVNGGFPSGIYRGGAEIHKFAEKTLPWEAYISPKPDKRAENIGIWQETGRRLGATAAAPSVSIVGAQISGSLDLGDGLVGVIRGQIVAAQEADSRALSRGKVNR encoded by the coding sequence ATGGCGGATCGGGTTGTATCGATCACTCTCCGGGCCAAGATCGCCGAGTACAAAGCGAACATGCTCGAGGCGGCCAACGCCACTCGGGCCGTTGGTACTGAGGGCGAGAAGCTGGCTCAGGTTAAGGAATCCCTGAACCTGCTCGGTGGTGCCGCGCTCGGCATGGGTGCTGCTCTCGCTGCCGGTGTTGGCGTAGCGATCAACTCGTTTGCTCAGTTCGACAAGGCCATGTCGGCGGTCGCGGCGACGGGTGAGGATGCTCGGAACAACCTGGGCGAGCTGCGTCAGGCCGCTATCGACGCGGGCCAGTCGACGGTGTTCTCTGCCTCGGAGGCGGCGAACGCGATCGAGGAGATGGCTAAGGCGGGTGTGTCCGCGAAGGACATCCTCGGCGGTGGTCTCACTGGTGCCCTGAACCTTGCCGCCGCTGGTGGGCTGGGTGTCGCTGAGGCGTCCGGCATTGCCGCGACGACGTTGCAGCAGTTCAAGCTCGAGGGCAAGGACGCGTCGCACGTAGCCGACCTTCTCGCCGCCGGTGCTGGCAAGGCGATGGGCGATGTCACCGACATGGCTCAGGCGCTCAACCAGGGCGGTCTTGTGGCGTCGCAGTTCGGCATCTCGGTTGAGGAGACGACGGGCACGCTGGCGGCGTTCGCTCAGGCTGGCCTGCTCGGGTCTGATGCGGGTACGTCGTTCCGCACGATGCTGCTGCGTCTGGCGAACCCGACTGATGAGTCCGCCGCGCTGATGAAGGATCTCGGGATCAACGCGTATGACGCGGGCGGCAACTTCGTGGGTATGGCGAACCTGGCCGGCCAGTTGCAGAAGTCTCTGGGCGGTTTGACGCAGGAGCAGCGCAACACGAGCCTGGCCATGATCTTCGGTCAGGACGCCATCCGTGGCGCGAACGTGCTGTTCGACGAGGGCACCGCTGGTATCCGCAAGTGGACGTCCGAGGTTGACGATCAGGGTTACGCGGCCGAGACGGCGGCGACGAAGCTCAACAACCTTTCCGGTGACGTGGAGAAGCTGCACGGTGCGCTCGAGACCGCGTTCATCACGATGGGTGAGGGCGCTAACGGTCCGCTGCGTTCGCTTGTGCAGGGCCTCGCGAATCTCGTTGATGGGTTCAATGATCTGCCCGACTGGTTGCAGCAGACGACTCTCGGCGTGGTTGCCCTGATCGCGGGTGTTGCCCTCCTGGGCGGCGGGATGCTGCTCGCGGTGCCAAAGATCGCAGAGTTCAAGAACGCGATGGAAACCCTGAACCTCTCCGGGGGGAAGGTGGCTGGTGGGCTTCGAGGTCTGGTTCGGTTCCTGGGTGGGCCGTGGGGTGTTGCGCTGGCTGTGGCCACCGCGGCGACCATCGGGTTCAACAAAGCGATCGAGGACGGTCAGCCGGTCCAGGCTGAGCTGCAGAACAAGATCGCCGCGTCCACGAAGTCGGTCGATGCGTTCCAGGCGGCTTTTCAGCGCGGGGGACTCGAGACTGCCCTGTGGGGCAACTATGCCGACCAGTTGAAGGATCTTCCGGGCCTGTTGGATCGGGCGGCTGCTTCAACGAATGACTGGCTGGACTTGAGCCGGAACGAGATCGGTGGTCTCGATTCGATCAAGCAGTACGGTGACGCGTTGGCGAAGGTGGCGTCTACGGACATGCCGCGCGCTCAGGCGTCGTTCGCTTCGCTCCGTGAGCAATACAAGCTGAACGACGCGCAGGCTCTTGAGCTGTTGAAGAACATGCCGGCGTATCGGGACATGCTGCTCGATCAGGCTACGGCTGCTGGCATCACCGCGGACGACACCTACCTGCTGGCCGCTGCTATGGGTGAGAACTCGAAGGCGACGGACGGTAGCAAGAGTTCGTCACAGGATGCCGCCAAGGCGTACCAGGAGACGGCGGATAAGGCTTCCGCGCTCGATGATCAGATCCGCAAGCTGATTGATTCGGTCAACGAGGCGAACGGTGTCGGTCAGGATGCTGTGTCCGCGAACCTGGACTACCAGGATGCGCTGGCGAAGGTCGATGAGACGATCCAGAAGGCCCGTGATGGAGCCGATGGTTACGCGCTCACGATGGACACGAGCACGCAGGCGGGGCGCGACAACACGGCCATGCTTGTGGATCTGGCTTCTCAGGCGCAGGACGCCGCTGAGAAGCAGTTCGCGCTGGATGGGAACACTGCCGCTTACAAGAAGAGTCTTGAGGATGGGCGTCAGGCGCTCATTGATCGCGCGACGGACCTTGGCATGAACGCCGAACAGGCGCAGGGCCTTGCGGATCAGATCTACCGGATTCCGTCCGAGACGCAGTGGAAGGTGATCGCCGATACGGCGACGGCCAACCAGCAGGTGTCGGACTTCCTGAACCGGTGGAACGGTGTGCAGATCCGGGCCGAGATGTTCCTGGATTCGTCGGGCGGCAACCGCGCTGCTGCCGCGTCTGCGGCGCGGTACACGGCTCAGGCGCAGGCGTATCTGAATGCGAACGGTAACGAGTCGGGCGGGTTCTACAGCAACGGCGTGCGGGCGTTCGTCAACGGTGGGTTCCCGTCGGGGATCTACCGCGGTGGCGCTGAGATCCACAAGTTCGCGGAGAAGACGCTTCCGTGGGAGGCGTACATCTCCCCGAAGCCAGATAAGCGCGCCGAGAACATCGGTATTTGGCAGGAGACGGGTCGGCGTCTTGGTGCGACTGCTGCTGCCCCGTCGGTGTCGATCGTGGGCGCGCAGATCAGCGGGTCTTTGGATCTCGGTGATGGTCTCGTGGGCGTGATTCGCGGGCAGATTGTTGCGGCGCAGGAGGCGGATTCGCGTGCTTTGTCGCGCGGGAAGGTGAATCGCTGA
- a CDS encoding DUF6458 family protein: protein MSIGAGIALIVIGAILAFAVDLPNDYVDLTTIGHIMMGAGAVVFIIGLVLLVRRRQTDTVTRTEGVGGAQVTRSTTRSSNDDLV from the coding sequence ATGAGCATCGGAGCCGGAATCGCGCTGATCGTCATCGGCGCCATCCTCGCGTTCGCCGTGGATCTTCCGAACGACTACGTCGATCTCACGACGATCGGTCACATCATGATGGGCGCGGGGGCCGTCGTCTTCATCATCGGACTGGTGCTCCTCGTGCGCCGTCGGCAGACCGACACGGTGACGCGCACCGAGGGCGTCGGCGGCGCGCAGGTCACCCGTTCGACCACCCGGTCGTCGAACGACGACCTCGTCTGA
- the istB gene encoding IS21-like element helper ATPase IstB encodes MSPTLTNVTTTLRHRRGLTEEAAAAAVDSACRRLRLPTIRAVMEEATQTAKREQLSYLGYLAELLLAEVDDRDRRSITRRVQNAGFPRQKWLGDFDYDANPNINPATIHTLAQGDWIRRGEPLCLIGDSGTGKSHLLIGLGTAAAEKGYRVRYTLATRLVNELVEAADDMQLNRTIARYGRVDLLLIDELGYMELDRRGAELLFQVLTEREEKASVAIATNEAFSGWTKTFTDPRLCAAIVDRLTFHGTIIETGTDSYRLNHTRKTPAR; translated from the coding sequence ATGAGTCCGACCCTCACGAACGTTACGACCACGCTCCGCCACCGCCGCGGCCTGACTGAGGAAGCCGCCGCGGCCGCCGTCGACTCCGCCTGCCGACGGCTCCGGCTGCCGACGATCCGGGCGGTGATGGAAGAGGCGACGCAGACCGCGAAACGGGAGCAACTGTCCTACCTCGGCTACCTCGCCGAGCTGCTCCTCGCCGAGGTCGACGACCGGGACCGCCGCTCCATCACGCGCCGGGTCCAGAACGCCGGCTTCCCGCGGCAGAAATGGTTGGGCGACTTCGACTACGACGCGAACCCGAACATCAACCCCGCCACCATCCACACCCTCGCGCAAGGCGACTGGATCCGCCGCGGGGAACCCCTCTGCCTCATCGGCGACTCCGGCACCGGCAAGTCGCATCTCCTGATCGGGCTCGGCACCGCCGCAGCCGAAAAGGGCTACCGGGTCCGATACACGCTCGCGACCCGGCTCGTGAACGAGCTCGTCGAAGCCGCCGACGATATGCAACTGAACCGCACCATCGCCCGCTACGGTCGCGTCGACCTGCTCTTGATCGATGAACTCGGCTACATGGAACTCGATCGCAGAGGCGCCGAACTCCTGTTCCAAGTCCTCACCGAGAGAGAAGAGAAGGCATCCGTGGCGATCGCGACCAACGAAGCCTTCAGCGGATGGACGAAGACATTCACCGACCCGAGACTCTGCGCGGCGATCGTCGACCGACTCACCTTCCACGGCACCATCATCGAGACCGGGACCGACTCATATCGACTCAACCACACCAGGAAGACGCCAGCGCGCTAG
- a CDS encoding serine/threonine-protein kinase, translating to MTDTDTTQPADPAAADLFDGRYRLGRVLGTGGYARVYEAVDTSLGGTVALKVMIGDGADPADAARVRSEIRLLASLSHPSLVTLYDARLSSTPTYLAMELIAGPTLTDVIGRGPVPPADAARYGREIAEALAVVHSRGIVHRDVKPSNILLRPPAHTGERTRATLADFGIAALVGATRVTRADTVIGTAAYLSPEQARGMPAAPASDVYSLGLVLLEALTGRRPFGGRTPHEALAARLVSPPDIPDDLPAPWRALLSRMTAIDPAERPDAAALGAEFRALPGESVPPTPLGATALIDGPEPDELTRTRVLPPVAAPPRRGGRRRAVIVVAVIAAVLAVGGAAAAIGVNASAPASDPSLPSLPAPLDQHVDDLWKEVGP from the coding sequence ATGACCGACACCGATACGACGCAACCGGCCGATCCTGCCGCCGCCGACCTCTTCGATGGGCGCTACCGCCTCGGCCGTGTGCTGGGAACAGGAGGATACGCGCGCGTCTACGAGGCCGTCGACACGTCCCTCGGGGGGACCGTAGCGCTGAAGGTGATGATCGGCGACGGCGCCGATCCGGCGGATGCCGCGCGCGTGCGGTCGGAGATCCGACTGCTCGCCTCGTTGTCGCATCCGTCCCTGGTCACCCTGTACGACGCCCGTCTGTCGTCGACGCCCACGTACCTCGCGATGGAGCTCATCGCGGGTCCGACGCTCACCGACGTCATCGGGCGCGGACCTGTTCCGCCGGCCGATGCCGCCCGGTACGGCCGCGAGATCGCGGAAGCCCTGGCGGTGGTCCATTCGCGCGGCATCGTCCACCGCGACGTGAAGCCCTCGAACATCCTCCTGCGGCCGCCCGCCCACACGGGGGAGCGGACGCGGGCGACGCTGGCCGACTTCGGGATCGCCGCGCTCGTCGGCGCCACGCGGGTCACCCGCGCCGACACCGTCATCGGAACTGCCGCCTACCTCAGCCCTGAGCAGGCGCGAGGGATGCCGGCCGCCCCGGCGAGCGACGTGTACTCCCTGGGGCTCGTGCTGCTCGAGGCCCTCACCGGTCGACGCCCGTTCGGAGGGCGCACCCCGCACGAGGCTCTCGCGGCGCGTCTGGTGTCTCCGCCGGACATCCCGGACGATCTTCCCGCCCCGTGGCGCGCCCTCCTGTCGCGCATGACCGCGATCGACCCGGCCGAGAGACCGGATGCCGCCGCCCTTGGGGCAGAGTTCCGCGCCCTTCCCGGCGAGTCGGTGCCGCCCACTCCGCTCGGCGCCACGGCGCTGATCGACGGGCCGGAGCCCGACGAGCTCACCCGCACGCGGGTCCTCCCCCCGGTTGCGGCGCCGCCGCGTCGAGGGGGCCGTCGTCGCGCGGTCATCGTTGTTGCCGTGATCGCGGCCGTGCTGGCCGTCGGCGGTGCGGCCGCGGCGATCGGGGTGAACGCCTCGGCCCCGGCATCCGATCCGTCGCTGCCGTCGCTCCCCGCGCCGCTGGACCAGCACGTCGACGACCTGTGGAAGGAAGTGGGACCGTGA
- a CDS encoding tyrosine-type recombinase/integrase: MARGKGEGSLAFDEAKGLWVGRLELPPRENNPDGTPKRRRRVIRSKDKAKVIREMNAFRKQLEERGDLPTASQTTASWLNYWLREIAPHERRPKTMVSYRSVVATHVIPVIGRTRLDKLTPTDIRRVTAKMQADGASSTSQRNVFSVLSAALRQAEREGRIGRNPCELMDAPRKAVARLDVLTVDEARRLVNALDGTVEGALWATFILTGARRGEVLGFEWDSIHFDGSPRIELSWQLQRLGWSHGCESSRTGYSCGFIRGHACPDRWLDVPADYEYRHLSNGLYLTRPKSKAGWRVIPLVEPLYSLLQWVLANTPGNEWGLVFTNPDGSPIDPDKASKAWPAALKQAGISKPRVRLHDARHTTVDLLYAANVPEDVIQRIVGHSSRAMSRSYASGADDARARDGMTRVSGLLGFPMLQQ, translated from the coding sequence GTGGCACGCGGTAAAGGCGAAGGCTCCCTCGCGTTCGATGAGGCGAAGGGGCTGTGGGTTGGTCGGCTCGAGCTTCCCCCACGCGAGAACAACCCGGACGGCACACCGAAACGTCGGCGCCGTGTGATCCGCAGTAAGGACAAGGCGAAGGTCATCCGTGAGATGAACGCCTTCCGAAAGCAGCTTGAGGAGCGCGGCGACCTCCCGACCGCGTCACAGACCACCGCCTCCTGGTTGAACTATTGGTTGCGGGAGATCGCACCGCATGAGCGTCGCCCGAAGACGATGGTGTCGTACCGGTCTGTGGTGGCAACGCATGTGATCCCGGTGATCGGTCGGACGCGCCTGGACAAGCTGACGCCGACGGATATTCGCAGGGTGACGGCGAAGATGCAGGCAGATGGTGCGTCGTCAACATCGCAGCGGAACGTGTTCAGTGTCCTGTCTGCGGCGTTGCGTCAGGCGGAACGTGAGGGTCGCATCGGCCGTAACCCGTGTGAGCTGATGGACGCGCCACGTAAGGCTGTAGCGCGCCTGGACGTGCTCACCGTGGATGAGGCGCGCCGGCTCGTGAACGCGCTCGATGGGACCGTGGAGGGTGCGCTGTGGGCGACATTCATCCTGACGGGTGCGCGGCGTGGTGAAGTGCTGGGTTTCGAGTGGGACAGCATCCACTTCGATGGTTCGCCGCGCATCGAGTTGTCGTGGCAGTTGCAGCGGCTCGGATGGTCGCACGGGTGTGAGTCGTCGCGCACCGGATACTCGTGCGGGTTCATTCGTGGGCACGCGTGCCCTGACCGGTGGCTGGATGTGCCCGCGGATTACGAGTACCGGCACCTGTCGAACGGGCTGTATTTGACACGGCCGAAGTCGAAGGCTGGGTGGCGTGTCATCCCTCTTGTCGAGCCGCTGTATTCGCTGTTGCAGTGGGTGCTGGCCAACACTCCGGGGAATGAGTGGGGACTGGTGTTCACGAACCCGGATGGCAGCCCGATCGACCCGGATAAGGCGTCGAAGGCGTGGCCTGCCGCGTTGAAGCAGGCGGGGATCAGTAAGCCGCGGGTGAGGTTGCATGATGCGCGGCACACGACGGTGGATCTGTTGTATGCGGCGAACGTTCCGGAGGATGTGATTCAGCGGATTGTGGGTCATTCGTCGCGTGCGATGTCGCGGTCGTATGCGTCGGGTGCGGATGATGCGCGTGCTCGGGATGGTATGACGCGCGTGTCCGGTCTGCTCGGGTTCCCGATGCTGCAACAGTGA
- the istA gene encoding IS21 family transposase, which yields MRSRVEEFAEIRRAARVEGLSINALAKRFRVHRRTVRQALESAEPPARKTPVRAAPKLDGVRELIDGMLRQDIDAPRKQRQTATRIWHRLLDEHGADVGYPTVRDYVRWRRPEILGTSGVSRAMVPQEHAPGAEAEVDFGELWVILAGVKTKCYMFAFRLSHSGRAVHRVYPTQALEAFLEGHIDAFEELGGVPTLQIKYDNLSPAVTQVLSGRARVETTRWALFRSHYGFDAFYCEPGINGAHEKGGIEGEVGRFRRTWLSPMPVVASLAELNARIREWDLRDERRRIGQKISTVAQDLSSDREHLAQLPRDRFDPGLELYPRVDRSGLVTVRQAKYSVPVRLIGRKLRVSLRASELVVFDGRQVVARHERVIERYGQSVQLDHYLEVLQHKPGALGGSTALAHARNTGAFTGLHEGFWAESRKVNGDAAGTRELIDVLLLHRTMPTPAVLAGISAALTVGAVTADVVAVEARLAAAQLEKNDIALIEAPTLPKVVSLTQRRLTDPAAVIAGLPQDNRPLPSVAGYDALLTKRAAKHAVTASMSEGASGA from the coding sequence GTGAGGTCGAGGGTGGAAGAGTTCGCCGAGATTCGTCGTGCGGCGCGGGTCGAGGGGTTGTCGATCAACGCGCTGGCGAAACGGTTCCGAGTGCATCGACGCACGGTCCGTCAGGCGTTGGAGTCCGCAGAGCCGCCGGCGCGGAAGACCCCGGTCCGGGCAGCGCCGAAGCTCGATGGGGTGCGGGAGCTTATCGACGGGATGCTGCGGCAGGACATCGACGCGCCGCGGAAGCAGCGGCAGACCGCGACCCGGATCTGGCACCGGCTCCTGGACGAGCACGGCGCCGATGTCGGCTACCCGACGGTGCGTGACTACGTGCGGTGGCGGCGGCCGGAGATCCTTGGCACCAGCGGGGTGTCGCGAGCGATGGTCCCGCAGGAACACGCGCCCGGCGCTGAGGCGGAGGTCGATTTCGGGGAGCTGTGGGTGATCCTCGCTGGGGTGAAGACAAAGTGCTACATGTTCGCGTTCCGCCTCTCCCACTCGGGGCGTGCCGTGCACCGCGTCTACCCGACGCAGGCGTTGGAGGCGTTCCTGGAAGGCCATATCGACGCGTTCGAGGAACTCGGCGGTGTCCCAACGCTGCAGATCAAGTACGACAACCTCTCACCCGCAGTCACGCAGGTTCTCTCCGGCCGGGCGCGGGTAGAGACCACACGGTGGGCGTTGTTCCGATCGCATTACGGGTTCGACGCGTTCTACTGCGAGCCCGGGATCAACGGGGCGCACGAGAAGGGCGGCATCGAGGGCGAGGTTGGCAGGTTCCGCCGCACCTGGCTCTCACCCATGCCCGTCGTCGCGTCCCTCGCCGAGCTCAACGCCCGGATCCGTGAATGGGATCTGCGGGATGAGAGACGGCGGATCGGGCAGAAGATCAGCACTGTCGCCCAGGACCTCTCCTCCGATCGGGAGCATCTCGCGCAGCTGCCGAGGGATCGGTTCGACCCGGGCCTGGAGCTCTACCCGCGGGTCGACAGGTCCGGGCTGGTGACGGTGCGGCAGGCGAAGTACTCCGTCCCGGTCCGGCTCATCGGCCGCAAACTCCGCGTCTCGCTGCGCGCGTCTGAGCTCGTCGTATTCGACGGCCGGCAGGTCGTGGCCCGGCATGAGCGGGTCATCGAACGCTACGGGCAATCCGTCCAGCTCGATCACTACCTCGAGGTGCTCCAGCACAAGCCCGGCGCTCTCGGCGGCTCCACCGCCCTCGCCCACGCCCGCAACACGGGCGCGTTCACTGGGCTGCATGAGGGGTTCTGGGCGGAATCGAGGAAGGTCAACGGTGATGCAGCCGGCACGAGAGAGCTCATCGACGTGCTCCTGCTGCACCGCACTATGCCGACCCCGGCGGTGCTCGCTGGAATCAGTGCCGCGCTCACCGTCGGCGCGGTCACTGCCGACGTCGTCGCCGTGGAAGCGCGCCTCGCGGCGGCCCAGCTCGAGAAAAATGACATCGCGCTCATCGAGGCGCCGACGTTGCCGAAGGTGGTGTCGCTCACGCAACGTCGTCTCACCGACCCGGCCGCGGTCATCGCCGGCCTCCCGCAAGACAACCGGCCCCTCCCGTCCGTCGCCGGCTACGACGCATTGCTGACCAAGAGAGCCGCGAAACACGCGGTTACCGCATCCATGAGTGAAGGAGCCTCCGGCGCATGA
- a CDS encoding M23 family metallopeptidase gives MGYQAPVPYTRSTSWAAHKRRNPPSTEPGIDMFCPIGTPVLAAAAGRVVDTGDSIAPATGRYVTIDLDDGRRVRYLHLSRRVVKIGDRVSRGQTVAYSGASGYGEEDWSWNVAETGGAHVHMTLWPTQRYVFGTSGTLDPEPFFDAGGFAGISVKPFEEDDMFSEDDRARAKNIENILAGLQNAVGDPNHGVAVAAVEASERAGNAANIASEVRNLILDPKVGILQAIGKLDNGGDRPLADAGDVDLAAIASAVADEQDRRARERLSKGA, from the coding sequence ATGGGTTATCAAGCACCTGTCCCGTACACCCGGTCGACGTCGTGGGCGGCGCACAAGCGGCGCAATCCTCCGTCGACGGAGCCGGGCATCGACATGTTCTGCCCGATCGGCACACCTGTTCTTGCGGCGGCGGCGGGCCGTGTCGTGGACACGGGCGACTCGATCGCACCCGCCACCGGCCGGTACGTCACGATCGACCTCGACGACGGCCGCCGCGTCCGCTACCTGCACCTGTCGCGCCGGGTTGTGAAGATCGGCGACCGGGTCAGTCGGGGTCAGACCGTCGCGTATTCCGGTGCCTCGGGGTACGGCGAAGAGGACTGGTCGTGGAACGTCGCCGAGACCGGTGGCGCTCACGTCCACATGACGCTGTGGCCGACGCAACGCTACGTGTTCGGCACGTCGGGGACGTTGGACCCTGAACCATTTTTCGATGCTGGCGGTTTCGCTGGTATCAGCGTGAAGCCGTTCGAGGAGGACGACATGTTCAGTGAAGATGACCGGGCGCGAGCCAAGAACATCGAGAACATTCTTGCTGGCTTGCAGAACGCTGTCGGTGACCCGAACCACGGTGTCGCGGTGGCTGCGGTTGAGGCGAGCGAGCGGGCTGGGAACGCGGCGAACATCGCGTCCGAGGTTCGCAACCTGATCCTCGACCCGAAGGTGGGGATCCTGCAGGCGATCGGGAAGCTCGACAACGGCGGTGACCGTCCACTCGCTGATGCGGGTGACGTTGACCTCGCCGCGATCGCTTCGGCCGTCGCTGATGAGCAGGACCGTCGGGCACGCGAGCGTCTGTCGAAGGGCGCATGA
- a CDS encoding GntR family transcriptional regulator produces the protein MTSHVVVTTPEESNPAIDIYRQLRGLIVSGQLGANERLPTVRQTAADLKVAQGTAAKAYKMLEQDGLVVTRTAAGTRVADSAAVLPQSVIRRIRELVDEAAATNTDHDDVINVLRAILQTRSGNAHHPA, from the coding sequence ATGACATCGCACGTCGTCGTCACCACACCCGAAGAGAGCAACCCAGCGATCGACATCTACCGGCAGCTTCGCGGGCTCATCGTCTCAGGCCAATTGGGCGCGAACGAGCGGCTTCCCACGGTGCGCCAGACCGCCGCAGACCTCAAAGTCGCGCAGGGCACCGCGGCGAAGGCCTACAAGATGCTCGAGCAGGATGGACTCGTCGTCACCCGGACCGCGGCCGGGACGCGCGTGGCAGACTCCGCCGCAGTGCTGCCTCAATCGGTGATCCGGCGAATCCGCGAACTCGTCGACGAAGCCGCCGCCACGAACACGGACCACGACGACGTGATCAATGTCCTCCGCGCGATACTGCAAACTCGATCCGGCAACGCGCACCATCCAGCCTGA